The Nocardioides panzhihuensis genome has a segment encoding these proteins:
- a CDS encoding VOC family protein: protein MPDLRLDHVGIQVRELLRTAEAFERLFGYRRVTAPVVNTRHGVRGVFLEKADSISLKLITPLSPGPHAYGLHHLAFMAPDLDSALVELGVAGARTLSPPQPGEMFDDELIAFVRAAGVNVELITTDRRRGRIG from the coding sequence ATGCCCGACCTTCGACTTGACCATGTGGGCATCCAGGTCCGCGAACTGCTCCGCACCGCCGAGGCCTTCGAACGGCTCTTCGGCTACCGTCGCGTCACCGCCCCGGTCGTCAACACCCGTCACGGGGTCCGTGGGGTCTTCTTGGAGAAGGCCGACTCGATCTCTCTCAAGCTCATCACTCCTTTGTCGCCCGGGCCGCATGCGTACGGTCTCCATCATCTGGCCTTCATGGCTCCTGATCTCGACTCTGCGCTGGTGGAGCTCGGTGTCGCTGGTGCTCGTACGCTCAGCCCGCCTCAGCCGGGGGAGATGTTCGACGACGAGCTGATCGCGTTCGTGCGTGCTGCGGGGGTCAACGTCGAGCTCATCACCACCGATCGGCGGCGTGGGCGGATCGGGTGA
- a CDS encoding serine O-acetyltransferase, which produces MLVDGAREAGDLEIDLAKMYAIVLDGPRTSWLSRLRFWLFDYELHCVAAYRFGRWAGRLRTRHPLLGVLALGLYWFWNRHNIRIHHADIFRRADIGPGLLLMHRSGIIVGPAVVGSNCVLHQNVTIGQRIADGDQGLPTIGDDVWIGPGAVLCGAITVGDGCTISAGTVLSKDVPPHSLVGGNPGRVIAREYDNSNMINFVVPPRPVGRAASASERVETNTVPIERRGDRVGLDTPPPSGSGGSTSGVDGSTSGVDGSAGGVDGSAGGADGSTSGGGS; this is translated from the coding sequence TTGCTAGTTGACGGTGCCCGCGAGGCAGGTGATCTCGAGATCGACCTGGCCAAGATGTACGCGATCGTCCTCGACGGTCCGCGAACGTCTTGGCTGTCCAGGCTGCGGTTCTGGCTCTTCGACTACGAGCTGCACTGCGTCGCCGCCTACCGCTTCGGGCGCTGGGCCGGTCGGCTGCGCACCCGTCACCCGCTGCTCGGAGTGCTGGCGCTCGGGCTCTACTGGTTCTGGAACCGGCACAACATCCGGATCCACCACGCCGACATCTTCCGCCGCGCCGACATCGGCCCTGGGCTCCTGCTCATGCACCGCTCGGGGATCATCGTCGGACCGGCCGTGGTCGGCAGCAACTGTGTGCTCCATCAGAACGTGACGATCGGCCAGCGCATCGCCGACGGTGACCAAGGGCTGCCCACGATCGGCGACGACGTGTGGATCGGCCCCGGCGCCGTGCTCTGTGGTGCGATCACGGTCGGCGACGGCTGCACGATCTCCGCCGGCACGGTGCTGTCGAAGGACGTCCCGCCGCACAGCCTCGTCGGCGGCAACCCCGGCCGGGTCATCGCCAGGGAGTACGACAACAGCAACATGATCAACTTCGTCGTCCCGCCGCGCCCCGTCGGTCGAGCCGCGAGCGCCAGCGAGCGTGTCGAGACCAACACGGTTCCCATCGAGCGCAGAGGGGACCGTGTTGGTCTCGACACGCCTCCGCCTAGCGGCTCCGGCGGCTCGACCAGCGGGGTGGACGGCTCGACCAGCGGGGTGGACGGCTCGGCCGGCGGGGTGGACGGCTCGGCCGGCGGGGCGGACGGCTCGACCAGCGGGGGTGGGTCGTGA
- the nadE gene encoding NAD(+) synthase has translation MNNTVTTSPETSPAAAYGLETLRFDEEAEAKRIGDTIRRYLVSNKRKGIVLGVSGGIDSSVVAALAVKALGPERVFALHMPEQESSEDTIGFSTKLTDSLGIRSALEDISPVLVGLGAYQRRDDAIRRVVPRYGPGWKSKIVLPSVVDSDAYRLFSVVVEDPYGVQSAHRLTSEAYLEIVAATNFKQRARKALEYFHADRLNYAVAGTPNRLEYDQGFFVKLGDGAADVKPIAHLYKSQVYRMAAHLGVPEEIQARPSTTDTYSLEQSQEEFYFSLPYERMDLCLYGLNNGVPTAEVAEATGLTVEQVERVYRDIEQKRRTTAYLHAAPELLDEESLNIKVN, from the coding sequence ATGAACAACACCGTCACGACCAGCCCAGAAACAAGCCCAGCCGCAGCGTACGGACTGGAGACGCTCCGCTTCGACGAGGAGGCGGAGGCGAAGCGGATCGGCGATACGATCCGCCGCTACCTGGTGTCCAACAAGCGGAAGGGCATCGTGCTCGGCGTCTCGGGCGGGATCGACTCCAGCGTGGTCGCCGCGCTGGCCGTGAAGGCGCTCGGTCCGGAGCGCGTCTTCGCGCTGCACATGCCCGAGCAGGAGTCGTCGGAAGACACCATCGGGTTCAGTACGAAGCTGACCGACTCGCTCGGGATCAGGTCGGCGCTCGAGGACATCTCCCCGGTCCTGGTCGGCCTCGGCGCCTACCAGCGGCGTGACGACGCGATCCGGCGGGTCGTGCCCAGGTACGGCCCGGGGTGGAAATCGAAGATCGTGCTGCCCAGCGTGGTCGACTCCGACGCGTACCGGCTCTTCTCCGTGGTCGTCGAGGACCCGTACGGCGTGCAGAGCGCCCACCGCCTCACCTCCGAGGCGTACCTGGAGATCGTCGCGGCGACCAACTTCAAGCAGCGCGCCCGCAAGGCGCTGGAGTACTTCCACGCCGACCGGCTCAACTACGCCGTCGCCGGCACCCCGAACCGGCTGGAGTACGACCAGGGCTTCTTCGTGAAGCTCGGCGACGGTGCCGCCGACGTGAAGCCGATCGCGCATCTCTACAAGTCGCAGGTCTACAGAATGGCCGCCCACCTCGGCGTACCCGAGGAGATCCAGGCCCGCCCCTCCACCACCGACACCTACTCCCTGGAGCAGTCCCAGGAGGAGTTCTACTTCTCGCTGCCCTACGAGCGGATGGACCTGTGCCTCTACGGCCTGAACAACGGGGTGCCGACCGCCGAGGTCGCCGAGGCCACCGGGCTCACCGTCGAGCAGGTCGAGCGCGTCTACCGCGACATCGAGCAGAAGCGCCGGACGACCGCCTACCTGCACGCCGCCCCCGAGCTCCTCGACGAGGAATCATTGAATATCAAGGTCAATTGA
- the asnB gene encoding asparagine synthase (glutamine-hydrolyzing), producing the protein MCGICGVLSGTEVPDPALIRRMLGALTHRGPDGSGYYRDERVALGHTRLAIVDTVGGTQPMSSRSCRSPAADEQVWVTFNGEIYNHVELAAQLRSRGHVFDTRSDTEVIVHAWEEWGPGCFERFNGQWALAIWDRRTGSLILSRDPFGVRPLFYTRAGGQLLFASEAKALYASPAVPRELDPAGLDQVLTLWSAVAPRTVFRDIAQVPPGSYLSFRDGVETERRFWAPTFPSAGAEELTDLEANAESLRTALTAATRLRFERSDVPVAGYLSGGIDSAVTAATIAADRAVRSSSAPLHTFSLRFAEAEFDEGGFQALMAERLGTVHHDVVVGERDIAEVFPQVVRHAESPLLRTAPAPMFLLSRLVREAGFKVVVTGEGADEVLGGYDIFREAKIRDLWLRDPAAAEDAVKQLYPWMHRSPNQTPAFARRFFSRNLAADDLAMSHRPRWDSTAVLTSMLRPEVRSLGGAAEGVVAAMPAAAASWDPVARAQWLEMTTLLPGYILASQGDRMLMGNSVEGRFPFLDPHVAELAGRIPAEHKIRGMDEKHLLKRAFADLVPDQILRRPKQPYRAPDAAAFFAGGTPDWVFDVTSGAALEAAGVFRPELVQRLLEKAGRTGGRGLGNTDNMRLVAVLSTQLLHSELLTGPVAGPTTPPEPLTVFDTILEHRTLEPTGRTPAQP; encoded by the coding sequence ATGTGCGGGATCTGCGGGGTGCTGAGCGGCACCGAGGTGCCTGACCCTGCGCTGATACGGCGCATGCTGGGGGCACTGACCCACCGTGGCCCCGACGGCAGCGGCTACTACCGTGACGAGCGGGTCGCACTCGGCCACACCCGGTTGGCGATCGTGGACACCGTCGGCGGCACCCAGCCGATGTCGAGCCGATCCTGCCGATCGCCGGCGGCGGACGAGCAGGTCTGGGTCACCTTCAACGGCGAGATCTACAACCACGTCGAGCTGGCCGCCCAGCTGCGCTCGCGCGGCCACGTCTTCGACACCCGCTCGGACACCGAGGTCATCGTGCACGCGTGGGAGGAGTGGGGTCCCGGCTGTTTCGAGCGGTTCAACGGGCAGTGGGCGCTGGCCATCTGGGACCGCCGGACGGGCTCGCTCATCCTCTCTCGTGACCCCTTCGGCGTACGCCCGCTCTTCTACACCCGCGCCGGCGGTCAGCTGCTCTTCGCCTCCGAGGCGAAGGCCCTGTACGCCTCCCCCGCCGTGCCGCGCGAGCTGGACCCGGCCGGGCTGGACCAGGTGCTGACGCTGTGGTCCGCGGTCGCCCCGCGCACCGTGTTCCGCGACATCGCGCAGGTGCCGCCGGGCTCTTACCTCTCCTTCAGGGACGGGGTCGAGACCGAGCGCCGATTCTGGGCGCCGACGTTCCCGTCGGCGGGAGCCGAGGAGCTCACCGACCTGGAGGCGAACGCCGAGTCGCTGCGTACGGCCCTGACGGCCGCCACCCGGCTGCGGTTCGAGCGCAGTGACGTGCCGGTGGCCGGGTACCTCTCCGGCGGGATCGACTCCGCGGTCACGGCCGCGACGATCGCCGCCGACAGGGCCGTACGCAGCAGCTCGGCGCCGCTGCACACCTTCTCGCTGCGGTTCGCCGAGGCCGAGTTCGACGAGGGCGGCTTCCAGGCTCTCATGGCCGAGCGACTGGGCACCGTCCACCACGACGTGGTGGTCGGCGAGCGCGACATCGCCGAGGTCTTCCCCCAGGTCGTACGCCACGCCGAGTCGCCGCTGCTGCGGACCGCCCCGGCACCGATGTTCCTGCTCTCCCGGCTGGTGCGGGAGGCCGGCTTCAAGGTGGTCGTCACCGGCGAGGGCGCCGACGAGGTGCTCGGCGGCTACGACATCTTTCGCGAGGCCAAGATCCGCGACCTGTGGCTACGCGACCCGGCCGCCGCCGAGGACGCGGTGAAGCAGCTCTATCCGTGGATGCATCGCTCCCCCAACCAGACACCGGCGTTCGCGCGGCGCTTCTTCTCGCGCAACCTCGCCGCGGACGATCTGGCGATGTCGCACCGGCCACGGTGGGACTCCACAGCGGTGCTGACCTCGATGCTGCGGCCGGAGGTCCGCTCGCTCGGTGGCGCGGCCGAGGGCGTGGTCGCGGCCATGCCCGCCGCGGCCGCCTCATGGGACCCGGTCGCGCGGGCCCAGTGGCTGGAGATGACGACCCTGCTGCCCGGCTACATCCTGGCCTCCCAGGGCGACCGGATGCTGATGGGCAACTCGGTCGAGGGCCGGTTCCCGTTCCTGGACCCGCACGTCGCCGAGCTCGCCGGCCGCATCCCGGCCGAGCACAAGATCCGGGGCATGGACGAGAAGCACCTGCTCAAACGGGCCTTCGCCGACCTGGTGCCCGACCAGATCCTGCGCCGGCCCAAACAGCCCTACCGGGCGCCGGACGCAGCCGCGTTCTTCGCCGGTGGCACCCCGGACTGGGTCTTCGATGTCACCTCGGGCGCTGCCCTGGAGGCGGCCGGGGTCTTCCGCCCGGAGCTCGTCCAGCGACTGCTGGAGAAGGCCGGCCGAACGGGCGGGCGCGGTCTGGGCAACACCGACAACATGCGCCTCGTCGCCGTCCTGTCCACCCAGCTGCTGCACAGCGAGCTGCTCACCGGCCCGGTCGCGGGTCCGACCACGCCACCCGAACCGCTCACCGTCTTCGACACCATCCTCGAGCACCGCACCCTCGAGCCGACCGGAAGGACACCAGCCCAGCCATGA
- a CDS encoding class I adenylate-forming enzyme family protein, with translation MNTADFLLELAPEDSIALAEAGREYTFQELRVSVSVLAGRLSVLGLSPGAPIGIMAPNGLFWASAYLAALRMGLVVVPLAVTLPTDEVVARVRWVGADALLVGRPQAEALRLSLPRSVPLVVERKERLIPQPRSASVELAEAIEVDPDHDALYMFTSGTTGDPRAVRITHRNIQANTTSILGYLDVAPADRMLVVLPFTYVFGLSLLHTHLRAGAAMVIQPQMVFPQAVVDRMASARCTGLAGVPSTFGMLLRNSTFGTATLPSLRTVQQAGGRLAPALVEQMMHAQPQAKIFVMYGATEATARLSYLPPDELTRRPGSIGRGIPGVDLRVLDGDGVPVGPGEIGEIWASGANISPGYLDAPEATARKMPGGMLRTGDLAKVDEDGYIYVVDRAEDFIKSWGHRIASQEVESAALELPDVVAAAAVGLPDDAAGERVELVIVSRRGSELRGVDVIAHCRKRLSKHMVPEVVRFVDALPLNANGKVIKRDVRAMCLRLAQDAAGEQGDGFGDADDAGCEGIKVG, from the coding sequence TTGAACACCGCTGACTTTCTTCTCGAGCTAGCGCCCGAGGATTCGATCGCGCTCGCAGAGGCGGGTCGCGAATACACGTTCCAAGAGCTGCGGGTCAGCGTGTCCGTGCTCGCCGGACGGCTCTCCGTGCTCGGTCTGTCTCCGGGTGCGCCGATCGGGATCATGGCGCCCAACGGCCTGTTCTGGGCCTCGGCCTATCTCGCCGCGCTCCGGATGGGTCTGGTCGTGGTGCCGCTGGCGGTCACGCTGCCGACCGACGAGGTGGTGGCCCGAGTGCGTTGGGTCGGCGCCGACGCGCTGCTGGTGGGGCGCCCCCAGGCCGAGGCGCTCCGGCTGAGCCTGCCCAGGAGCGTCCCGCTCGTCGTGGAGCGGAAGGAGCGGCTGATCCCACAGCCTCGATCCGCATCGGTCGAGCTGGCCGAGGCGATCGAGGTCGACCCGGACCATGATGCGCTCTACATGTTCACCTCCGGCACCACGGGCGATCCCAGAGCCGTGCGGATCACCCACCGCAACATCCAGGCGAACACGACCTCGATCCTCGGCTACCTCGACGTCGCGCCGGCGGACCGGATGCTGGTCGTGCTGCCGTTCACCTACGTCTTCGGGCTCTCGCTCCTGCACACCCATCTGCGCGCCGGTGCCGCCATGGTGATCCAGCCGCAGATGGTGTTCCCGCAGGCGGTGGTGGACCGGATGGCGTCCGCGCGCTGCACGGGCTTGGCCGGGGTGCCCTCGACCTTCGGGATGCTGCTGCGCAACAGCACGTTCGGCACCGCGACGCTTCCGTCGCTGCGGACGGTGCAGCAGGCCGGTGGCAGGTTGGCTCCTGCGCTGGTCGAGCAGATGATGCACGCGCAACCGCAGGCGAAGATCTTCGTGATGTACGGCGCGACCGAGGCCACCGCCCGGCTCTCCTACCTCCCGCCCGATGAGCTCACTCGGCGCCCGGGATCGATCGGCCGTGGGATTCCCGGTGTGGATCTGCGGGTGCTCGACGGTGACGGGGTTCCGGTCGGTCCCGGTGAGATCGGCGAGATCTGGGCCAGCGGCGCGAACATCTCGCCCGGCTACCTCGACGCCCCCGAGGCGACGGCTCGCAAGATGCCCGGCGGGATGCTGCGTACCGGAGATCTGGCGAAGGTCGACGAGGACGGCTACATCTACGTGGTCGATCGGGCCGAGGATTTCATCAAGTCGTGGGGGCACCGGATCGCGAGCCAGGAAGTCGAGTCGGCTGCTCTCGAGCTGCCGGACGTGGTGGCGGCCGCGGCCGTCGGGCTCCCGGACGATGCCGCCGGTGAGCGGGTCGAGCTGGTGATCGTGTCGCGGCGCGGGTCGGAGCTGCGGGGTGTCGACGTCATCGCGCACTGTCGCAAGCGGCTCTCGAAGCACATGGTGCCCGAGGTCGTCCGCTTCGTCGACGCGCTGCCGCTCAACGCGAACGGGAAGGTCATCAAGCGCGACGTACGCGCGATGTGCTTGCGGCTGGCGCAGGACGCAGCCGGCGAGCAGGGCGACGGCTTCGGTGACGCGGACGACGCAGGCTGCGAAGGGATCAAGGTGGGTTGA
- a CDS encoding glycosyltransferase has protein sequence MIASVVVPAHNEAKGLSANLTALLDGIPDGAVEVVVVCNGCTDDTAAVARKVPGVRVLEIAEASKARAVEVGNAAAATFPRLHLDADVRLTGTDLLRLVDALDEDGVLAVAPGRSIPTEHSSWPVRAYYRVWQSLPAVRSGLFGRGAFCLTAEGQARVAGAGAGLMNDDLVASELFTPAERRVVTDAVVVVRPPRTTKDLVRRRIRVATGNTQADDHGARHGSTSFSQLLLLGLRQPTIGLRVPVFLTVTLVARMLSRRAVRSGDYSTWLRDDSSRA, from the coding sequence GTGATCGCGAGCGTCGTGGTGCCGGCGCACAACGAGGCCAAGGGGCTGTCGGCGAACTTGACTGCCCTGCTCGACGGCATCCCCGACGGGGCCGTCGAGGTGGTGGTCGTGTGCAACGGCTGCACCGACGACACCGCCGCGGTGGCCCGGAAGGTCCCGGGCGTGCGCGTCCTGGAGATCGCCGAGGCTTCCAAGGCGCGCGCGGTCGAGGTCGGCAACGCCGCGGCGGCGACCTTCCCACGGCTTCACCTCGATGCCGACGTACGCCTCACCGGCACCGACCTGCTCCGACTGGTCGACGCGCTCGACGAGGACGGGGTGCTGGCCGTCGCGCCCGGGCGGAGCATTCCGACCGAGCACTCCTCGTGGCCGGTCCGTGCCTACTACCGGGTGTGGCAGTCCCTCCCAGCCGTACGCAGCGGCCTGTTCGGCCGCGGAGCCTTCTGCCTCACCGCAGAGGGCCAGGCTCGGGTCGCCGGCGCCGGTGCGGGCCTGATGAACGACGACCTCGTCGCCTCGGAGCTGTTCACGCCCGCCGAGCGGCGCGTCGTCACCGACGCGGTCGTGGTCGTGCGGCCGCCTCGTACGACGAAAGACCTGGTCAGACGTAGGATCCGCGTCGCGACCGGCAACACCCAAGCCGATGACCACGGGGCCCGGCACGGATCCACCTCGTTCTCGCAGCTGCTCTTGCTCGGGCTGCGTCAGCCGACGATCGGGCTTCGGGTCCCGGTCTTCCTGACAGTCACTCTCGTCGCCCGGATGCTCTCCCGTAGAGCCGTCCGGTCCGGCGACTACTCCACCTGGCTACGCGACGACAGCTCGCGGGCCTGA
- a CDS encoding SGNH/GDSL hydrolase family protein, translating to MAKREVPGSVRLLVGVWAGVLGLAVALAGAWLLRSPGMNDQVAVAEPSESELRVVGKTTVLFGHNSVGMNILDGVSKVYADAAVPVPAIADVSGVDVSDADVPDGAGAGEVGDATLRHAYIGVNEDPLSKIAAFTEMMDGTAGEDVDVALMKLCYVDITAATDVQAVFDAYESTMAEVEAAHPDVRFLYTTVPLTADRNWKSKVKAALGRDDEMGPADNVARERYNAMIREKYAATGRLVDIAAAEAEGTGERRQDGRPYYVLNENLTYDRGHLNEAGATAVAAELLKIVATHSPVA from the coding sequence ATGGCGAAGAGAGAAGTGCCCGGATCGGTGAGGCTGCTGGTCGGCGTATGGGCAGGAGTGTTGGGGCTCGCGGTCGCACTGGCCGGAGCGTGGTTGCTGAGGAGCCCGGGGATGAACGACCAGGTCGCAGTCGCAGAGCCGTCCGAGTCCGAGCTACGGGTCGTGGGGAAGACCACCGTGCTCTTCGGGCACAACTCGGTCGGGATGAACATCCTCGACGGGGTCTCGAAGGTGTACGCGGACGCTGCGGTGCCGGTGCCGGCCATCGCCGACGTGTCCGGTGTCGACGTGTCCGATGCCGACGTGCCCGACGGGGCTGGCGCGGGTGAGGTCGGGGACGCGACGCTGCGGCATGCCTATATCGGGGTGAACGAGGATCCGCTCAGCAAGATCGCCGCGTTCACGGAGATGATGGACGGCACCGCTGGGGAGGACGTGGACGTGGCGCTGATGAAGCTCTGCTACGTCGACATCACCGCGGCCACCGACGTGCAGGCGGTCTTCGACGCGTATGAGTCGACCATGGCAGAGGTCGAGGCAGCCCATCCCGACGTACGCTTCCTCTACACGACCGTGCCGCTCACCGCCGATCGGAACTGGAAGTCGAAGGTCAAGGCGGCCTTGGGCCGTGACGACGAGATGGGACCGGCCGACAACGTCGCCCGGGAGCGCTACAACGCGATGATCCGGGAGAAGTACGCCGCCACCGGGCGTCTCGTCGACATCGCCGCCGCCGAGGCGGAGGGCACCGGGGAACGCCGCCAGGACGGCCGTCCCTACTACGTGCTCAACGAGAACCTGACCTACGACCGCGGCCACCTCAACGAGGCCGGCGCGACGGCCGTCGCCGCCGAGCTGCTGAAGATCGTCGCGACCCACAGCCCGGTCGCCTGA
- a CDS encoding ArsR/SmtB family transcription factor, whose translation MHAFDILGDPVRRRILELLATGDLTSGEVVESISAEFGIGQPAVSMQLKVLREHGFATVRPAGTRRIYSIDTGPMAEVDVWLNQFRHFWTQHLDALDTEIRRGRHRGSTGD comes from the coding sequence TTGCACGCCTTCGACATCCTCGGAGACCCCGTACGCCGCCGCATCCTCGAGCTCCTGGCCACCGGCGACCTCACCTCCGGCGAGGTCGTTGAGTCCATCTCCGCCGAGTTCGGCATCGGCCAACCCGCAGTCTCGATGCAGCTCAAGGTCCTGCGCGAACATGGCTTCGCCACCGTACGCCCTGCCGGCACCCGCCGCATCTACTCCATCGACACCGGCCCCATGGCCGAGGTCGACGTCTGGCTCAACCAGTTCCGCCACTTCTGGACCCAGCATCTTGACGCTCTGGACACGGAGATTCGGCGGGGGCGTCATAGGGGTTCTACGGGGGACTGA
- a CDS encoding acyl carrier protein, which produces MTDVQLTIEGFILDSLLLGDTARLPAPSESLVESGVIDSTGILELIEFLEAEFEISVHETETVPENLDGVANLVAYVGRKTAAQERARERESLAS; this is translated from the coding sequence ATGACGGACGTACAGCTCACGATCGAAGGGTTCATCCTCGACAGCCTGCTGCTGGGCGATACGGCCCGGCTTCCCGCACCTTCGGAGTCGCTGGTCGAGTCGGGCGTCATCGACTCGACCGGGATCCTGGAGCTCATCGAGTTCCTCGAGGCCGAGTTCGAGATCTCCGTCCACGAGACCGAGACCGTCCCCGAGAACCTCGACGGGGTCGCCAACCTGGTTGCGTACGTCGGCCGGAAGACGGCGGCCCAGGAACGAGCCCGGGAACGAGAGTCCCTTGCTAGTTGA
- a CDS encoding HNH endonuclease signature motif containing protein translates to MNLEHEINHWGTYPVDPIDAELAALEFSLDNLLARDPAYWRTSQKKDRLKRLEIIQAKQAALKLRILAASGDIAEETGAKDVSGWMLTELLVDKKIGRAEAKFAAAVSRYELVAAGLAEGVVSQDKARVITKALEAVEADPAATADDLAYAEKLLVDYATRLTADDLKNIGKRILVEVDPERFEAAEAKALQREEEHAQRRTFFQSRANGDGTVDIHARVSYAVGMRLRTLLDSLAQPRKLSAEDRGREAPYDRLLGQAFARIVETYDVDQLPRHGGHGTTVFITMDVEDLRNDLGTAALGFDGDKITAAEARRMACNADLIPVVLDTGSEILDFGRTTRLAHPVQHRALRLRDKCCQAEDCDAPAAWTEAHHLKPWSQGGRTDLANMVLLCPSDHRRIHDPNYDYERLPDGRIRFARRV, encoded by the coding sequence ATGAATCTCGAACACGAGATCAACCACTGGGGTACCTACCCTGTGGACCCGATCGACGCAGAGCTCGCTGCCCTGGAGTTCTCCCTCGACAACCTTCTCGCGAGGGACCCTGCCTACTGGCGCACCAGCCAGAAGAAGGACCGGTTGAAGCGTCTGGAGATCATCCAGGCCAAGCAGGCCGCTTTGAAGCTCCGCATCCTTGCTGCTTCCGGTGACATTGCCGAAGAGACCGGCGCGAAGGACGTCTCGGGGTGGATGCTGACCGAGTTGCTGGTCGACAAGAAGATCGGCCGCGCTGAGGCGAAGTTCGCGGCCGCAGTGAGCAGATACGAGCTGGTCGCCGCCGGCCTCGCCGAGGGGGTCGTGTCCCAGGACAAGGCCCGGGTGATCACCAAGGCCCTCGAGGCGGTCGAAGCCGACCCGGCAGCCACTGCTGATGACCTGGCCTACGCGGAGAAGCTGTTGGTCGACTACGCCACCCGGCTGACCGCTGACGACCTCAAGAACATCGGGAAGCGGATCCTGGTCGAGGTCGACCCCGAACGGTTCGAGGCCGCCGAAGCCAAAGCCCTGCAGCGGGAGGAAGAACACGCCCAACGGCGCACCTTCTTTCAATCCCGCGCCAACGGCGACGGCACCGTCGACATCCACGCCCGGGTCTCCTACGCGGTCGGGATGAGGCTGCGCACCCTCTTGGACTCCCTGGCCCAGCCGAGGAAGCTCTCCGCGGAGGACCGTGGCCGCGAGGCGCCCTATGACCGGCTGCTGGGCCAGGCCTTCGCCCGGATCGTCGAGACCTACGACGTCGACCAGCTCCCCCGCCATGGTGGCCACGGCACCACGGTGTTCATCACCATGGACGTCGAGGACCTCCGCAACGACCTCGGCACCGCGGCGTTGGGGTTCGACGGCGACAAGATCACCGCCGCCGAGGCCCGCCGGATGGCCTGCAACGCCGACCTCATCCCCGTCGTGTTGGACACAGGTTCCGAGATCCTCGACTTCGGCCGCACCACCCGCCTAGCCCACCCGGTCCAACACCGAGCACTCCGGTTACGAGACAAGTGTTGTCAGGCTGAGGACTGTGATGCACCAGCGGCCTGGACCGAGGCCCATCATCTGAAACCGTGGTCTCAAGGCGGCCGAACCGATCTCGCGAACATGGTGTTGTTGTGTCCGAGCGATCATCGCCGGATCCACGATCCGAACTACGACTATGAACGCCTACCGGATGGACGGATCCGGTTCGCCCGCCGCGTCTGA
- a CDS encoding SRPBCC family protein — protein sequence MSTPPFIPADHLGAVNRALTTTTRGGEELRMLVVERSYDAAPDEVWDALTTKERIPRWLMPVTGDFEVGGRYQLEGNAGGEILACDRPKLLSITWDYGDMSSWVDATLTAAGDRTLLRLEHSAPVPPEQWKEFGPSAVGIGWEQMLLALALHLPAPEAEKMDPMSPDALPAMIEHTKGSAAAWVEADIAFGTDPEQARAAGENCVAAYTAMPE from the coding sequence ATGAGCACACCACCCTTCATCCCTGCCGACCACCTCGGCGCCGTGAACCGCGCGCTGACCACCACGACCCGCGGCGGCGAGGAGCTGCGGATGCTCGTCGTCGAGCGCAGCTACGACGCCGCGCCGGACGAGGTCTGGGACGCGCTGACCACCAAGGAGCGCATCCCCCGCTGGCTGATGCCGGTCACCGGCGACTTCGAGGTCGGCGGCCGCTACCAGCTCGAGGGCAACGCCGGCGGCGAGATCCTCGCGTGCGACCGCCCCAAGCTGCTCTCGATCACCTGGGACTACGGCGACATGAGCTCGTGGGTCGATGCGACCCTGACCGCCGCCGGCGACCGTACGCTGCTCCGTCTCGAGCACTCCGCCCCCGTCCCCCCGGAGCAGTGGAAGGAGTTCGGCCCGAGCGCCGTCGGCATCGGCTGGGAGCAGATGCTCCTCGCCCTGGCCCTCCACCTCCCGGCCCCCGAAGCCGAGAAGATGGACCCGATGTCCCCCGACGCCCTCCCCGCGATGATCGAGCACACCAAGGGCTCCGCCGCCGCCTGGGTCGAGGCCGACATCGCCTTCGGCACGGACCCGGAGCAGGCCCGCGCCGCCGGCGAGAACTGCGTAGCCGCCTACACCGCGATGCCGGAGTAG